The Kribbella jejuensis region CGCGGGTGAAGGCCGTGATGGAGCTCGTCCCGGACGACGTGCCGGCCGGCCTGGTGATCTGTTCGGCACGCACCTACACCCGCTCGTACCAGGACGCGATGCAGCAGTACGCGGCCGAGAACATCCCGGTCTGGGGCACCATCCCGGAGCGCGTCTCGATCACCGCCGGCCCGACCGGCCCACTCGCGGCCGACGGCCTCGAGTCCTACAAGAAGGTCTGGCGCAAGATCCTGGCGGCGGCCCGCACGTAGCACGTCAGCGCTGGAGCGGCGGTTCGCCTCGGACGTACGAGCGGATCACGGTGGCCGCCGCACCGCGCGCCCAGTCGTCGAACGTGTGCGACCGGAGCGTCAGCCGGCAGTCCCCGGCGGCGCCGAACGCGTGCTCGGCGAACGTGCGGCGCAGGCGTTCCTCGTACAGGTCGTACTCCGCGACGCCTTCGCCGGCGATCATCACCAGCTCCGGCCCGACCAGGTTCACCATCGCGGCCAGCGCGGCGCCGATCACCTCGCCCGCGCGGTCGAACGCCTCCCGGGCCTGCTGGTTCCCCTCGTGCGCCAGCTCGATCGCCCCGGCGAGATCCAGGTCGGTACGCCCGGTCTTCTCCCGGGTCCGCGTCAGGATCGCGTCCGACGACGCGACCGTTTCCACGCAGCCTCGCCGGCCACAGGTACACACCAAGTCGCCCGGCGCCAACGGCAGGTGGCCGAGCTCGCCCGATACGCCGTACGCGCCGGAGACCACCTCGCCGTTGATGTAGAGCCCGCAGCCGATCCCGGAGCCGATCGTCACCACGGCGAACGAGTCCGCGTTCACCCCGGCGCCGAACCAGTGCTCCGCGACGGTCAGCGCGCGGACGTCGTTCGACACCACGATCGGTACCCGGATCCGCTTGCCGAGCAACTCCGCGACCGGGACACCGCGCCAGCCCATCAGCGGCGAGTCCCGGACCACGCCGTTGGCGGCGTCGACGTCACCGGAGATCGCGATCCCGATCCCGATCAGCGGGCCGGCCACGGCGGTACCGGACTTGAGCGTGGTGATCAGCGCCTTCACGTGGTCCGCGAGCCGCTCGATCACCGCCGCCGGATCGGTGCTCTCCAGGTCGTCGTGCCGCACGTTCAGGATCCCGGCGGTGAAGTCCGTGGTGACGCCGATCAGGCTCGTCGGCGTGACCTTGACGCCGATCACCGACACGCTGCTCGGGACCACGGTCAGCGGGCTCACCGGCCGCCCGATGCCGAGCTGACCGTCGCCGTCGGCCGGCGCGTCGGTGACGAACCCGGTCTCGATCAGCGGCGCGACCGCCTTCGTCACCGCGGCCTGCGACAGCCCGGTCCGGCGCGCGATCTCCACCCGCGGGATCGGCCCCTGCGTCAGGATCCTGGTCAGCACCTCGATCCCGGCCGGCGTGGCCAGGGGGAGCGGACGATGAGGACGCAGCGGCACGAGAACAACTTAGAGGACATCCGGGCTCAGTGTCGGCGACGCCAGCGCCCAGCGGATCGTCTTCGTCAGCCCGTCGCCGGCCGCCCGTACGACGGTCTGCTCGGCCAGCGGGAGGTACGGGAGCCGTAGCGGCAGCCTGGTCCACCACGGCAGCAGTCCGACCGCAGCGGCCGTCAGCACGCCGTACGCGGGTCGTGCGGCCCACGGCACCGGCGGGTGGATCAGGATGAAGCGGGCCGCTTGCCGTGCTTCCGTCGTACCGCGTAGCTCAGGCCGGTACTCCTGGAGGAGCCGCTGCACCTCGGCGAGGGTCGTCGGCGGGTCGATGACGCCCAGTTTCTCCGCCACGAGCGCCGCGTCCTCGACGTACTGGTCCTGCTCCTCGGGAGTCAGCGGGTTCGCCCCGTACCGCTGGTGTGCCGCGAGGAAGCTGTCGACCTCCGCCACGTGCACCCACTTCAGCAGGTGCGGATCGGACGCCCGGTACTTCACACCGTCCGGGCTGGTACCTCGTACGCGCTCGTGCACCGCCTGGACGTGGGCGATCGCCTCCTCGGCCTGCGGGATCGCGCCGTACGTCGTGATCGCCAGGAAGTAGCTGGTACGCCGTAGCCGTCCCCAGGGATCGCCCCGGTATCCGGAATGCGCCGCGACCGCAGCCATCGCCTGTGGGTGCAGTGACTGCAGCAGGAGCGCCCGCAGGCCGCCGGCGAACATGGACGCGTCACCGTGCACCCGGCGGATCGGGCGGTCGTGCGCGAACCAGCGCGGACCGGGGGTGTTGTGGACGCGGTCTCGTTCGGCATTCGGGTCCGGTCCTGCGACCTTCGTCAGGATCATCCTGGCAAGGCTGTCCCGCAGTGGGTTCAGCTGGGCGGAGAGGGTGGTGGCGGCCATGCCCCCAGTGTTGCTCGGTCGGCGTACTCGTGATCGAGCAGCGAGTAGAGCCGGGAATCGCGCCAGGCGCCGTTCGTGAACACGTGATCGCGGAGCTGGCCCTCGTAGGTGAAACCGATCCGCTTCACCACCGCGATCGAGGCCTCGTTCTCCGGGCCGATCGCGGCCGTCACCCGGTGCCGGCCGAGCGTGCCGAAGGCGAACCGGAGCAGCGCCCGGGCCGCGTCGGTCGCGTACCCGTGGCCCCAGTGGTCGGCGCCGATCGCGTACCCGAGCTTGGCCGCCGTGGACCCGCTCGGCGCGATCCGGCCGAACCCGATCACCCGATCGTCGTTCGGCCGGGTGATCGCCAGCATGTAGTCGGGCCGGTCCTCCAGCGCGGACCGCTGGACGATGCCGGCCAGGTTCTGCTCGGCCTTCGTCCGGTCGTAGCTGTCGAAGGCCATCCAGCTGGTCACCCGGTCGTCGCCGGCGATGGCCAGGTAGTCGTCGAGGTCGGAAATCCGGAATTCGCGCAATACAGTCAGCTGTCCGCTGAGCTCCATTCGCGCAGGCTACCGGGGAAAGGACTGCATCGGCGTCCGGGTGAAGGACTCGATCTCCTCCTGCAGCTCCCGGGCGTCGTCCGCGCGACCGGACTGGCGCAGCGCCTGGTGGACCCGGCGGGCCGAGTGCACGACACCGTTGATCCGGCGCTCGGTCGGCAGCGTCAGCACCGGGGCCAGCGCGTCCGCGGCGCCGTCCAGCTCACCGCTCGCGATCCGGGTGATCGCCATCGCGGCGTGGCTGCCGGCCGCGTCGCCGAACGCCCACTCCGGGTGGCTCTCGTCGGTGTACGCGTCGACGGCCTGGGTGGAGTACCGCTGCGCCTGCTCGACCTCACCGGGCAGCTGCGCCAGCGCGTCGGCGGCGTAGTACAGCTGGCGGTTGCGGCCGAACGTGCACAGGCCGCCCATGGCGTCGAGGTCGTCGTTCTGCACCGAGTTCCACGCCTCTTCGGCGCGCTCCAGCGCGGCCCGGGTGGCCTCCGGATTGCCGAGCGCGGCCCAGGCGCGGGCCTCGCTGACCGGCAGCCAGACGCTGGTGGTGCTGTTCGCCTGCTCTGCGTACCCGGCGCCGAGCTGGGCGTAGCGGACGGAGTCGTGCGGGTTGCCGGCCCAGTAGGAGACCAGCGACTGCAGGCCGCGGACCCAGGCGCGCAGGCCGTGGTGGTCGGCGTTGTCGGCGCACATGAACGCGGTCCGCGCCTGGGTCAGGGCGGCGTGCGGGTTGCCGAGGTCGTGGGAGGCCTTCGCGAGCAGACCGCCGGTGACACCGGCCAGGAAGTACAGCTGGCGGTGGTGCTCCGGGCGCTGGCGGCTCTCCAGCAGGCCGAACACCAGGTCCTGGGTCTCGACCAGCTGGCCGAGGATCTCCGGCAGCGGGCGCTGGGGGTACGCCTGGGCGGCGTGACGTACGTCGTCGTACACCTGTTCCATGGCCTCGCTTCCGAGACCGGACTGGGCCGCAAGGGCGAACGCCCTTGCTCGGCTGGCAGCCATGTCGAGAACCTCCATCTCGTTACCTGTCGTGATCCGTCCACTCGCGGCAGGTGCCGGCACCACCTGCGCGGCCTGCTCGGCGACGTACGGCGCGAGGAGTTCCTCGACCGGCTTGCCGAACATGCGTTGCAGGGTGCGCCGGGTCTGAGGAGTGGTCCCTGCGCGCTCGCCCGATGCGAGGCGACGCAGGTGCCGCTCGGTGATGGTTCCACCCAGCTCGACGAACTCGGCGACGATCTCGGAGTAGGTCTGGTTCCGGCGCTGGATCAGGTGCGCCAGGACCGTCTTTGGCGCGTACCTACCCGCCATCGTTCCTCCCGTTCACGTCAGTCAGACGTTGTCTCGACTTGTGCCCCACGACAAGGTGCTGTCCCCCAGATGTCCGCGAGAGGACCTGAAGAGGTCCGGCAAAGGTCCGGTCCAGGTCCTAGAGCGGTCACGTTGGGCTCGTGCACCATTACTGCCATGACAACCAGTAAGTCCAACTGGTTGCAAGGCCTGAGAGTTACGGGGTGAGAGGTTGTGACCATCGCGGAAATGACGTCGAGGCAGCACCGGCGCAGGGTGCGGGTCTGGTTCGGCGAGCACGTGATCGCGCAGTACGTCGCGGAGGCGCCACTGGCAGCCCGCTACGAACAGGCGATGCGGCGCCGTTTCGCCGGTCTCAAGGTCACCAACGACCTGCTCGGGCCACTCGACGCAACCGACTGAAACACCCGATTTTCCGGGTCCTCCTCAGACCCGGTGAGCTGCACCCTGGGGTCTCCTCACGTCCAGGGGGCAGCGCTTGGAAGGTCCGGGACACTCCTCAGTCCTCGGACGAAACCCGAGGTGCGGTCCGGAGCACTCCTCAGCTCCGGACCGCACCGCCCACCTGACCCGGCTGGGCGTGGCGGTTGACCCCTGTATCGCCGCCGCCCAGCCGTTCCAACCACCTCCTGGCCGACACCTCGGGCCAGGCAGGGCCGAGTGTCCTGGGCGGTAGGACACCGGAGGCTCCCGACACCTCACCGGGAACCTCCCCCTTGAGGTGGCCGGCTCCGAGTGTGACCGCCGCGCCTGGGCGGTCACACTCGGAGCCTCCAGACCAGGTTGTTCGCCATCCGGCGGAGCACGTCGACGGTGGCCACGTACTCCTCGTCGGTGATGCCCGCCGTGATCCTGCGGCGCTGCGCCTGGACCTTGACCGTCAGGTCCTCCAGGGCGTGCGACCCGGCCGCGGTCAACTCGTCGCCGGTCAGCCACTCGCGCTCGACCAGCGGATTCGTCACCGCGGCGAGCGCGGCCGGGTCGCCGTGCAGGAACGGCGCCAGCGCTTCCGCGATGGTCTGGTCGCCGGCGGCCGCGTTCAGCGCCTGCCACTGGCGACGGGTCAGCCCGTCGTCGGCGAGCAGCCGCTCGAACGACGACTCGAGCAGGCGGTCGACCTCTTTCAGCCACCAACCGATAGGCTTGTTGTCATCTGACATATACATGTCGATGAGCATATAGTTGGAGCTGGACATGGACAAGGACGAACCTGACCGTCGAGCGGCGGCGGACGCCGATCCGGTGGCCGCGGTGGAGGCGGCGATGATCGCGATCCGGCGACGGCAGACCCGCCGTACTTTCGCGGTCCAGTCCGGCCACGGACCGGACCCGGTCCAGGAGGTCCTGGACGCGATCGAGGCCGCCGCACCGGATCCGATCGGCGTGAACGGCGTCGCGACGGCACTCGGCGTGGACCAGCCCCGCGCGAGCAAGCTCACCGCCGCGGCGGTGGCCGCAGGCCTGGTACGTCGTGAAGCGGACCAGACCGACGGGCGCCGTACCAACCTCGTCCTCACCCCGGCGGGTCAGGCGCAGCTCGACACGGTTCACACCTACCGGCAGGCCCAGTTCGCCACCGCGATGAACGGCTGGACCCCCGACGAGCAGACGGTTTTCGCAGACCTTCTGACCCGCTTCGTGGCCGCACTGGACCGCTGACCGCGCTCTCCGGAACATTTCCGGCGCTCCGTGCGGACTTCTTTCCGGAAACCACCCAGGTATCCGCTTCGGGCCCCGCGCTCGACGTGGAGCACAGTGAATAACTTGTTCAAGCCCCCGTGATGGGGTTCAGCGCCTCGCGAGGTAGACGGCGAACGGTGCGTCGGGGCGAACCTCGGTGCCGTCGGCGGACCAGCCCTCGGCGTGGATCTCGCCAGCGTAGTGCATGCCGAGGCGTTGCATGACGGCCTGGGATGCCGTGTTCGCCTGCTCTGTGAAGGCGACGACCGCGGAGGCGTTCAGCGTGGTGAAGGCATAGTCGAGGCCGGCTCGGCCGAGTTCCGTGGCGAGGCCGCGACCGCGAGCCGACTCGGTCAGCGCCCAGCCGAGCTCGAGACCGGTCCATTCGGGTCCGACGAGTGCGGCGATCGCGTCAGCCGTCGGCGTACCGGCGGGCATCCGGGACAGTCCGCCGCGGCCGGCCAACTCGCCGTTCGCACGCTCGTACGCGATCCACTTGCCGACTCCGTCGCGGTCCCACCTGGTCTGATGCTCGGTGACGCGCGCGGCCTGCTGCTCGGGGGAAGTGTCGTACCAGCGGGCGATCCAGGGGTCGGTGAAGAGGCGGTGGATGTCCGGTGCATGTCCGGGTAGGACACCGTTGGGTCCGGTGATGGGTTCGAGGCGGAGGTGGTTGGTGAAGCGGGTGCGGACTGCGTGTGCGACCAGGTCCCGGAGGCGGCGGTCGCCGTCGGGGCGGTTGACCAGCAGCAGGTCCAGGTCGTCCGGGCCGACCCAGGTGGACGCGTCGTGCTTGCCGGCTTCCAGCCGCGGCCGGCTGAGGTCGCCGTCGACGGTGATCAGGTAGTCGACCTCCCGCCGTACCCGGCCTTCCCATTCCCACTCCCAGTCCGCGACCGTCCAGACGATCTCGCGGACTTTCCAGCCGGTCTCTTCCTCCACCTCACGCGCAAGCGCCTGCTCAGGCGTCTCCCCCGGCTCGAGGTGGCCGCCGACGATGTCCCAGATCCCCGGCAACAACCGGCGCTCAGCAGTACGCCGCTGCACGTACACCCGCTGCTGCTCGTCCCGGATCAGCGCACCCACACAGTCGACTGCGCGCATAGCTATCGGAGAGGACGCTCGGTGATGCGGTTGGGCATGAAGGCGACGGCTAGGACGAGTACGACCGCGGCCGCGGCGGCGCCGTAGTACACGTCGTGGACGGCGGGGGCGAGGACACTGGCAGGGACCTTCTCCAGGTCGGCGTGGTCACCGCCGAGGCGGGATGCGACGACACCGTTCGCTACGGCGCCGAACAGCGCGACGCCGACTGCGCTGCCGACCGAGCGGGAGAACATGTTCGCGCCGGTCACCACACCGCGGGTCTGCCAGTCGACCGACGACTGGGCGGCAACGACCGATGGCGACGCGGAGAATCCGAGCCCGATGCCGATCACGAAGCACGCCAGCGCCAGGTGCAGCACGGCGCTCCTCGAGGTGACCGTGAGCAGGATGCCGGCGCCGAGTACGACGATCAGCGCGCCCATCAGCATCGTCGTCCGGAACCCGACCCGCTGGTAGATTCGCCCGGCGAACGACGCCGCGATCGGCCAGCCGAGCGTCATCGCGGCGAGCGTGAACCCGGCGATCAACGCCGACGTACCGAGCACGCTCTGCGCGTACAGCGGCACGTACGTCGACAGCCCGATCATCAACAGCCCGATCAGCAACGCGGCCGAGTTCGCCGAGTTCAGCACCCGCTTGCCGAGTACCCACAGCGGCAGGACCGGCTCCGCGGCCCGGCGTTCGACCAGTACGAACGCGGTCAGCAGGACCGCGGACGCCGCCAGGATCACGATGCTCGTCGGCGCGGCCCAGTCCCACATGACACCGCCCTCGAGCAGCCCGAGCAGCAGCAGCGAGCCACCCGCCGCGAGCAGGATCGCCCCGGCGTAGTCGATCGTGTGACCCTGCTTGTCCGCGACCTTCTCCTCGAACCGGCGGACCAGGACCCACGCGGCCGCGAGCCCGAGCGGGATGTTCACGAAGAAGATCCAGCGCCAGGAGATGTAGTCGGAGAACACACCGCCGAGAGTCGGGCCGACGAACGACGAGATGCCCCAGACGCTGGCGATGTAGCCCTGCACCTTGGCCCGCTCGGCGACCGTGTAGATGTCGCCGACGATCGTCATCCCGATCGGCTGGATCGCGCCCGCGCCGAGGCCCTGGATCAGCCGGAACGCGATCAGCGCCGGCATGCTCCACGCGAACCCGCACAGGATCGACCCGAGCAGGAACAGCCCGACCCCGAGCAGCATCATCGGCTTCCGCCCGCGCTGGTCGGCCAGCTTGCCGTAGATCGGTACCGACACCGCCTGGGCGAGCAGGTAGATCGAGAACAGCCACGGGAACTGGGTGAACCCGCCGAGGTCCGCGACCACCGACGGCACGGCGGTGGCGAGGATCGTCGCGTCGATCGCCACGAGCCCCACACTCAGCATCACCGCGAGCAGGATCGGGCCCCGTTCCGACCTGAGCCCCACACTCGTCCGGTCGATCCGCTCAGTAGTCATATCACCGACCAATCTATGTGACCCGACAGCTATTCCCTGAGCCACAGACCGCCTTCTGGACGTCACCTACGCACGACGAGACAGACCCGCCACGTGCAAGGCCGCCGGTTAGGGTGCTGCTGTACGTCCGGAGAACAGGAGCGCTCATGCCGCAGATCACCGTCGACTACTCCCACCCGTCGGAGGATGCGTTCGACTTCGACGGGTTCACTCGGGCGTTGCACGAGGCTGTGGTGGAGATTGCGGCGGCCAAGCCCGAGGCGTGCAAGACGATGATCCGGCAGGACAACCTCTCCGCCTACGGGTACGCCGACAGGCTGGACGGGGCGCATGCTCTGGTGCGGGTGTCGATCGGTCTGCTGCCCGGCCGTACCGAAGAGGTGAAGGGGCGGCTGACCGAGGCCACGCTGGAACTGCTCGGCAAGTACATCGCGCCGCAGGACGGCGTCACGCTGCACGCCTCCGCCGAGGTGCGCGAACTGGACGCCTCGTACCGGAAGTTCGACCGGTAGTTCAGAGGGGCTCGTCGAGCGCGTAGCCGATCAGGCTGGAGCACAGCGCCAGGGCGATGAGCGTACTGAGCGCGAGCCGCAGCGACGTGTGCTCCGCGATCGTGCCCAGGACCGGCGTCGCGACGCCGCCGATGCTGACCGCCAGCCCAAGCGTCATGCCGCCCGCGGTACCGACGCGGCCGGGGAGGAAGTCCTGGCCGAGCGTGACGTGCAGTGAGAACGGGATCGACATCGTGGTCGCGGTCAGCGCGAGGAAGCCGAAGAACGCCGGACCGGGGACAAAGACCAGGCAGGCGATCGCAGGGACGGCGACGGCGTACGACGTACGCAGCGTGCGGATCCGCCCGTACCGGGTGGCGAGGCGGCCGCCGAGGAGCGTGCCGAGTGCGCCGGACGCGAAGAGCACGAACAGCGCGATGCCGCCGGTCGTCGTACCGCCGCCCACGCGTTGCCCGGCGTACAGGGCGATGAAGGTGCCGAGGCCGACCGAGACGATCGAGCGGCAGATCAGGATCACCGATAGGCGCAGGAACGACGGCCAGTCGTCGGTGCCGTCGGCATGCCGGCGTACGGCGGGGAAGGTCGCCCGGGAGCGGATCGCCCAGGAGGTGATCGTGGCGCCGGCCAGCGCCGGTACGACCAGGACCGGGGTGTAGGACAGGCCGCCGGCGGCGATCAGCGGGGTGACGAGTACGGGCGCCATCGCGAAGCCGACGTTGCCGCCGACGGAGAACCAGCTCATCCCGACGTGACTCCCGCCGCTGACCAGACGCGCCATCCGCGCGGCCTCCGGGTGGTACGCCGCCACGCCGAGCCCGGACAGCGCCGCCGCCAGCCACATCAGCCAGTACTGCTCTCCGACGCCGATCAACGCGATCCCGAGACCCGCGGTCGTCATCGCGACCGGGATCAGCCAGGTGAGCGGACGGCGGTCTGTCAGTACGCCGAACACCGGCTGCACGACGGACGACAGCAGCGTCGCGGCGAGCGTGATGCCCGACACCGCGACGTACCCGAGACCGCGCTCCGCGACCAGGAACGGGACGAGCGCCGGGACGCTCCCCTGGTAGATGTCCACACACGCGTGGCCTGCCGCCATCAGCCCGATTGATCTCCGCACGTGATGATCGTCGCGGCGAAGCACGTTGTCCGGCTTCCGATAAAATGCCATTCAATGCCGGAAACCCGCCAACCAGGCCAGCGCCCCGCCACCACCGGCCACCAGCCGATCCAGGCCGGCGGCGGTATCGATCCCCACTGGCACGACCGCCACCAGATCGTCTACGCCGGCCGAGGCGTCCTCTCCGTCACCACCAACGCCGGCACCTGGGTGACGCCGGCGACCCGAGCCCTGTGGATCCCGGCCGGCACCCTCCACCAACACCGCGCCTACGGCGAAACCACTCTCCACTCCATCGGCCTGGCCGAAAACCCCCTCAACCTGAGCACTCCCACGGCCCTCGTAGTGAGCCCCCTCCTCCGAGAGTTGATCCTCGCCTACACGTCCGGCGAGGAAGCAAACCGCACCACCGGGCGAGGGGACGGCGGGCCGGGCCTGGCAGGCGGGGGATCAGTTTCGGACGAACCGGCGGAGCGGGAGCGGTTGCGCGGGGTGTTGCTGGATCAGTTGCGGGGGTCGGATCAGCGGCCGACCTACCTGCCTAGTGCGCGAGACCCTCGGCTTGTGGGTGTTTGCG contains the following coding sequences:
- a CDS encoding MFS transporter → MRRSIGLMAAGHACVDIYQGSVPALVPFLVAERGLGYVAVSGITLAATLLSSVVQPVFGVLTDRRPLTWLIPVAMTTAGLGIALIGVGEQYWLMWLAAALSGLGVAAYHPEAARMARLVSGGSHVGMSWFSVGGNVGFAMAPVLVTPLIAAGGLSYTPVLVVPALAGATITSWAIRSRATFPAVRRHADGTDDWPSFLRLSVILICRSIVSVGLGTFIALYAGQRVGGGTTTGGIALFVLFASGALGTLLGGRLATRYGRIRTLRTSYAVAVPAIACLVFVPGPAFFGFLALTATTMSIPFSLHVTLGQDFLPGRVGTAGGMTLGLAVSIGGVATPVLGTIAEHTSLRLALSTLIALALCSSLIGYALDEPL
- a CDS encoding MDR family MFS transporter translates to MTTERIDRTSVGLRSERGPILLAVMLSVGLVAIDATILATAVPSVVADLGGFTQFPWLFSIYLLAQAVSVPIYGKLADQRGRKPMMLLGVGLFLLGSILCGFAWSMPALIAFRLIQGLGAGAIQPIGMTIVGDIYTVAERAKVQGYIASVWGISSFVGPTLGGVFSDYISWRWIFFVNIPLGLAAAWVLVRRFEEKVADKQGHTIDYAGAILLAAGGSLLLLGLLEGGVMWDWAAPTSIVILAASAVLLTAFVLVERRAAEPVLPLWVLGKRVLNSANSAALLIGLLMIGLSTYVPLYAQSVLGTSALIAGFTLAAMTLGWPIAASFAGRIYQRVGFRTTMLMGALIVVLGAGILLTVTSRSAVLHLALACFVIGIGLGFSASPSVVAAQSSVDWQTRGVVTGANMFSRSVGSAVGVALFGAVANGVVASRLGGDHADLEKVPASVLAPAVHDVYYGAAAAAVVLVLAVAFMPNRITERPLR
- a CDS encoding GNAT family N-acetyltransferase, which produces MRAVDCVGALIRDEQQRVYVQRRTAERRLLPGIWDIVGGHLEPGETPEQALAREVEEETGWKVREIVWTVADWEWEWEGRVRREVDYLITVDGDLSRPRLEAGKHDASTWVGPDDLDLLLVNRPDGDRRLRDLVAHAVRTRFTNHLRLEPITGPNGVLPGHAPDIHRLFTDPWIARWYDTSPEQQAARVTEHQTRWDRDGVGKWIAYERANGELAGRGGLSRMPAGTPTADAIAALVGPEWTGLELGWALTESARGRGLATELGRAGLDYAFTTLNASAVVAFTEQANTASQAVMQRLGMHYAGEIHAEGWSADGTEVRPDAPFAVYLARR
- a CDS encoding ROK family transcriptional regulator, which translates into the protein MPLRPHRPLPLATPAGIEVLTRILTQGPIPRVEIARRTGLSQAAVTKAVAPLIETGFVTDAPADGDGQLGIGRPVSPLTVVPSSVSVIGVKVTPTSLIGVTTDFTAGILNVRHDDLESTDPAAVIERLADHVKALITTLKSGTAVAGPLIGIGIAISGDVDAANGVVRDSPLMGWRGVPVAELLGKRIRVPIVVSNDVRALTVAEHWFGAGVNADSFAVVTIGSGIGCGLYINGEVVSGAYGVSGELGHLPLAPGDLVCTCGRRGCVETVASSDAILTRTREKTGRTDLDLAGAIELAHEGNQQAREAFDRAGEVIGAALAAMVNLVGPELVMIAGEGVAEYDLYEERLRRTFAEHAFGAAGDCRLTLRSHTFDDWARGAAATVIRSYVRGEPPLQR
- a CDS encoding MarR family winged helix-turn-helix transcriptional regulator, coding for MYMSDDNKPIGWWLKEVDRLLESSFERLLADDGLTRRQWQALNAAAGDQTIAEALAPFLHGDPAALAAVTNPLVEREWLTGDELTAAGSHALEDLTVKVQAQRRRITAGITDEEYVATVDVLRRMANNLVWRLRV
- a CDS encoding 5-carboxymethyl-2-hydroxymuconate Delta-isomerase encodes the protein MPQITVDYSHPSEDAFDFDGFTRALHEAVVEIAAAKPEACKTMIRQDNLSAYGYADRLDGAHALVRVSIGLLPGRTEEVKGRLTEATLELLGKYIAPQDGVTLHASAEVRELDASYRKFDR
- a CDS encoding oxygenase MpaB family protein is translated as MAATTLSAQLNPLRDSLARMILTKVAGPDPNAERDRVHNTPGPRWFAHDRPIRRVHGDASMFAGGLRALLLQSLHPQAMAAVAAHSGYRGDPWGRLRRTSYFLAITTYGAIPQAEEAIAHVQAVHERVRGTSPDGVKYRASDPHLLKWVHVAEVDSFLAAHQRYGANPLTPEEQDQYVEDAALVAEKLGVIDPPTTLAEVQRLLQEYRPELRGTTEARQAARFILIHPPVPWAARPAYGVLTAAAVGLLPWWTRLPLRLPYLPLAEQTVVRAAGDGLTKTIRWALASPTLSPDVL
- a CDS encoding MarR family winged helix-turn-helix transcriptional regulator, whose amino-acid sequence is MDKDEPDRRAAADADPVAAVEAAMIAIRRRQTRRTFAVQSGHGPDPVQEVLDAIEAAAPDPIGVNGVATALGVDQPRASKLTAAAVAAGLVRREADQTDGRRTNLVLTPAGQAQLDTVHTYRQAQFATAMNGWTPDEQTVFADLLTRFVAALDR
- a CDS encoding AraC family transcriptional regulator, whose amino-acid sequence is MPETRQPGQRPATTGHQPIQAGGGIDPHWHDRHQIVYAGRGVLSVTTNAGTWVTPATRALWIPAGTLHQHRAYGETTLHSIGLAENPLNLSTPTALVVSPLLRELILAYTSGEEANRTTGRGDGGPGLAGGGSVSDEPAERERLRGVLLDQLRGSDQRPTYLPSARDPRLVGVCELLREEPADPRTLVELGRVVGASERTLSRLCRSELGMTFPQWRTQLRLHAALIGLAEGQSVTRVAHACGWASTSAFIDTFKQAFGHTPGARNA
- a CDS encoding XRE family transcriptional regulator: MAGRYAPKTVLAHLIQRRNQTYSEIVAEFVELGGTITERHLRRLASGERAGTTPQTRRTLQRMFGKPVEELLAPYVAEQAAQVVPAPAASGRITTGNEMEVLDMAASRARAFALAAQSGLGSEAMEQVYDDVRHAAQAYPQRPLPEILGQLVETQDLVFGLLESRQRPEHHRQLYFLAGVTGGLLAKASHDLGNPHAALTQARTAFMCADNADHHGLRAWVRGLQSLVSYWAGNPHDSVRYAQLGAGYAEQANSTTSVWLPVSEARAWAALGNPEATRAALERAEEAWNSVQNDDLDAMGGLCTFGRNRQLYYAADALAQLPGEVEQAQRYSTQAVDAYTDESHPEWAFGDAAGSHAAMAITRIASGELDGAADALAPVLTLPTERRINGVVHSARRVHQALRQSGRADDARELQEEIESFTRTPMQSFPR
- a CDS encoding GNAT family N-acetyltransferase; translation: MELSGQLTVLREFRISDLDDYLAIAGDDRVTSWMAFDSYDRTKAEQNLAGIVQRSALEDRPDYMLAITRPNDDRVIGFGRIAPSGSTAAKLGYAIGADHWGHGYATDAARALLRFAFGTLGRHRVTAAIGPENEASIAVVKRIGFTYEGQLRDHVFTNGAWRDSRLYSLLDHEYADRATLGAWPPPPSPPS